In Scatophagus argus isolate fScaArg1 chromosome 3, fScaArg1.pri, whole genome shotgun sequence, one genomic interval encodes:
- the sulf2a gene encoding extracellular sulfatase Sulf-2a isoform X1 produces MAGQGLSAPLPLLLLLVLVGTFHAALGSGYLSGYRLRSRLQRDRHIRNVRPNIILILTDDQDIELGSMQAMNKTRHIMEKGGTHFSNAFSTTPMCCPSRSSILTGKYVHNHHTYTNNENCSSPSWQAHHEPHTFAVHLNNSGYRTAFFGKYLNEYNGSYVPPGWREWVALVKNSRFYNYTLCRNGVREKHSSDYPKDYLTDIITNDSISYFRMSKKMYPHRPVMMVLSHVAPHGPEDSAPQYSSAFPNASQHITPSYNYAPNPDKHWILRYTGPMKPVHMQFTNMLQRRRMQTLLSVDDSMEKVYNMLVETGELDNTYLIYTSDHGYHIGQFGLVKGKSMPYEFDIRVPFYVRGPNVEQGAINPHIVLNIDLAPTLLDMAGVDIPAEMDGKSILKLLDTDRPVNRFQLNRKGKTWRDSFLVERGKPPHKRADGKEMAQEENFLPKYQRVKDLCQKAEYQTSCQQPGQKWQCVEDPTGKLRLYKCKGMASLYAPRMQALMARDASQPSPTSNFNSCNCDNVGFRTSVVKRKKLLTKKSSSVSSYSEMKSSKTVSRKRSARSASFELGGDLYAVDLEEGYRPLGSRNSSWATDRRRGEGNEDDNEEFSGMGVTAKPTTSSKLTPPAALKVTYRCSILMNDTVKCDGGLYKSLQAWKDHKMHIEHEIETLQTKIKNLREVKGHLKKVRPEECQCDTPSYLLKNKETIKLSVGRMHSLRMPSKQKSQWLQKEQKRRKKLRKFLKRLQNNDTCSMPGLTCFTHDNHHWQTAPFWTMGPFCACTSANNNTYWCLRTINDTHNFLFCEFATGFLEYFDLNTDPYQLINAVSTLDRSALNSMHQQLMDLRGCKGHKQCNPEKGGKERNYFSEYRPVHRRKRPKVKKPSSKSLGQIWEGWVG; encoded by the exons ATGGCAGGGCAGGGGCTCTCcgcccctctccctctcctgctccttcttGTCCTGGTGGGAACCTTCCATGCGGCCCTGGGCTCTGGATACCTATCCGGATATCGCCTCAGGTCTCGACTTCAGAGGGACCGCCACATCCGCAATGTCCGGCCCaacatcatcctcatcctcactgaTGATCAGGACATCGAACTTG GCTCAATGCAGGCCATGAACAAAACGCGGCACATTATGGAGAAGGGCGGCACGCATTTCTCCAACGCTTTCTCAACGACGCCCATGTGCTGCCCGTCCCGCTCCTCCATCCTGACGGGGAAGTATGTGCACAACCACCACACCTACACTAACAACGAGAACTGCTCCTCACCCTCATGGCAAGCCCACCATGAGCCTCACACTTTCGCCGTGCACCTCAACAACTCTGGCTACAGGACAG CCTTCTTTGGAAAATATCTGAATGAGTACAACGGCTCCTATGTGCCCCCTGGCTGGAGGGAATGGGTAGCCCTGGTGAAGAACTCACGCTTCTACAACTACACCCTCTGCAGGAATGGAGTAcgagagaaacacagcagtgactaCCCAAAG GACTACTTGACAGACATCATTACCAACGACAGCATCAGCTACTTCCGTATGTCTAAGAAGATGTACCCTCACCGTCCTGTCATGATGGTCTTGAGCCACGTCGCTCCGCATGGACCAGAGGACTCGGCCCCACAGTACAGCTCTGCCTTTCCCAACGCATCACAGCACAT AACCCCGAGCTACAACTACGCCCCAAACCCAGACAAGCACTGGATCCTGCGCTACACGGGACCCATGAAGCCCGTCCACATGCAGTTCACCAACATGCTGCAGCGCAGGAGGATGCAGACCCTTCTGTCTGTGGATGACAGCATGGAGAAG GTGTACAACATGTTGGTGGAGACAGGGGAACTGGACAATACCTACCTCATTTACACCTCAGACCACGGCTACCATATCGGCCAGTTTGGTCTGGTCAAGGGCAAATCAATGCCTTATGAGTTTGATATCCGTGTTCCCTTCTACGTACGAGGACCTAATGTGGAGCAAGGTGCCAT TAATCCTCACATAGTGTTAAACATTGACTTGGCACCAACTCTGCTGGACATGGCTGGTGTTGATATCCCTGCAGAAATGGATGGCAAGTCCATCCTGAAGTTGTTGGACACGGACAGGCCGGTCAATAG GTTCCAGTTGAACAGGAAGGGTAAAACATGGAGAGACTCTTTCCTGGTGGAGAGAGG GAAGCCTCCACACAAGAGAGCTGATGGGAAGGAAATGGCCCAGGAGGAGAACTTCCTGCCAAAATACCAGCGGGTGAAGGACCTGTGCCAGAAAGCAGAGTACCAGACCTCCTGCCAACAGCCAGGACAG AAGTGGCAGTGTGTGGAGGACCCGACTGGTAAGCTGAGGCTGTATAAGTGCAAGGGCATGGCTAGTCTCTATGCCCCACGTATGCAGGCCCTAATGGCCAGAGACGCCTCTCAGCCGTCTCCTACGTCCAACTTCAACAGCTGCAACTGCGACAATGTGGGCTTCAGAACATCAGTAGTGAAGAGAAAGAAGCTTCTCACCAAGAAGA GTTCCTCTGTCTCGTCTTATTCGGAGATGAAATCCAGTAAGACTGTCTCTAGGAAGCGCTCTGCCCGCTCTGCATCGTTTGAGCTGGGTGGAGACCTGTATGCCGTAGACTTAGAGGAGGGCTACCGGCCTCTGGGCTCCAGGAACAGCAGCTGGGccacagacagaaggagaggagaggggaatgAGGATGACAATGAAGAGTTCAGTGGCATGGGGGTCACAGCCAAACCCACCACGAGCAGTAAACTCACACCACCTGCTGCTCTTAAAGTCACCTACAG GTGCTCTATCCTTATGAATGACACAGTAAAATGTGATGGAGGCCTTTACAAGTCTCTTCAAGCATGGAAAGACCACAAAATGCACATTGAGCATGAG ATTGAAACCTTGCAGACCAAAATCAAGAACCTCcgtgaggtcaaaggtcacctgaAAAAGGTGCGGCCGGAGGAATGTCAGTGTGACACTCCCAG TTACCTCCTCAAGAATAAAGAGACCATCAAGCTCAGTGTGGGGCGCATGCACTCACTCAG AATGCCATCAAAGCAAAAGAGTCAGTGGCTGCAGAAGGAGCAGAAGCGCAGAAAGAAACTCCGTAAATTCCTCAAGAGACTCCAAAACAACGACACCTGCAGCATGCCTGGCCTCACCTGCTTCACTCATGACAACCACCACTGGCAGACAGCCCCCTTCTGGACAA tgGGTCCTTTCTGTGCATGCACCAGTGCCAACAATAACACATACTGGTGCCTGAGGACCATCAATGACACgcacaacttcctgttttgtgaATTTGCTACTGGTTTCCTGGAGTATTTTGACCTCAACACTGACCCATACCAG CTGATAAATGCTGTCAGCACTCTCGACCGCAGTGCTCTGAATTCAATGCATCAACAACTCATGGACTTACGGGGCTGCAAGGGACATAAGCAATGCAACCCGGAGAAGG GAGGAAAAGAGCGAAACTACTTCAGCGAATACAG GCCAGTTCATCGTCGAAAGAGGCCAAAAGTGAAGAAGCCTTCCTCCAAATCGCT AGGGCAGATTTGGGAAGGCTGGGTTGGTTAA
- the sulf2a gene encoding extracellular sulfatase Sulf-2a isoform X2 — MAGQGLSAPLPLLLLLVLVGTFHAALGSGYLSGYRLRSRLQRDRHIRNVRPNIILILTDDQDIELGSMQAMNKTRHIMEKGGTHFSNAFSTTPMCCPSRSSILTGKYVHNHHTYTNNENCSSPSWQAHHEPHTFAVHLNNSGYRTAFFGKYLNEYNGSYVPPGWREWVALVKNSRFYNYTLCRNGVREKHSSDYPKDYLTDIITNDSISYFRMSKKMYPHRPVMMVLSHVAPHGPEDSAPQYSSAFPNASQHITPSYNYAPNPDKHWILRYTGPMKPVHMQFTNMLQRRRMQTLLSVDDSMEKVYNMLVETGELDNTYLIYTSDHGYHIGQFGLVKGKSMPYEFDIRVPFYVRGPNVEQGAINPHIVLNIDLAPTLLDMAGVDIPAEMDGKSILKLLDTDRPVNRFQLNRKGKTWRDSFLVERGKPPHKRADGKEMAQEENFLPKYQRVKDLCQKAEYQTSCQQPGQKWQCVEDPTGKLRLYKCKGMASLYAPRMQALMARDASQPSPTSNFNSCNCDNVGFRTSVVKRKKLLTKKSSSVSSYSEMKSSKTVSRKRSARSASFELGGDLYAVDLEEGYRPLGSRNSSWATDRRRGEGNEDDNEEFSGMGVTAKPTTSSKLTPPAALKVTYRCSILMNDTVKCDGGLYKSLQAWKDHKMHIEHEIETLQTKIKNLREVKGHLKKVRPEECQCDTPSYLLKNKETIKLSVGRMHSLRMPSKQKSQWLQKEQKRRKKLRKFLKRLQNNDTCSMPGLTCFTHDNHHWQTAPFWTMGPFCACTSANNNTYWCLRTINDTHNFLFCEFATGFLEYFDLNTDPYQLINAVSTLDRSALNSMHQQLMDLRGCKGHKQCNPEKGGKERNYFSEYRGQIWEGWVG, encoded by the exons ATGGCAGGGCAGGGGCTCTCcgcccctctccctctcctgctccttcttGTCCTGGTGGGAACCTTCCATGCGGCCCTGGGCTCTGGATACCTATCCGGATATCGCCTCAGGTCTCGACTTCAGAGGGACCGCCACATCCGCAATGTCCGGCCCaacatcatcctcatcctcactgaTGATCAGGACATCGAACTTG GCTCAATGCAGGCCATGAACAAAACGCGGCACATTATGGAGAAGGGCGGCACGCATTTCTCCAACGCTTTCTCAACGACGCCCATGTGCTGCCCGTCCCGCTCCTCCATCCTGACGGGGAAGTATGTGCACAACCACCACACCTACACTAACAACGAGAACTGCTCCTCACCCTCATGGCAAGCCCACCATGAGCCTCACACTTTCGCCGTGCACCTCAACAACTCTGGCTACAGGACAG CCTTCTTTGGAAAATATCTGAATGAGTACAACGGCTCCTATGTGCCCCCTGGCTGGAGGGAATGGGTAGCCCTGGTGAAGAACTCACGCTTCTACAACTACACCCTCTGCAGGAATGGAGTAcgagagaaacacagcagtgactaCCCAAAG GACTACTTGACAGACATCATTACCAACGACAGCATCAGCTACTTCCGTATGTCTAAGAAGATGTACCCTCACCGTCCTGTCATGATGGTCTTGAGCCACGTCGCTCCGCATGGACCAGAGGACTCGGCCCCACAGTACAGCTCTGCCTTTCCCAACGCATCACAGCACAT AACCCCGAGCTACAACTACGCCCCAAACCCAGACAAGCACTGGATCCTGCGCTACACGGGACCCATGAAGCCCGTCCACATGCAGTTCACCAACATGCTGCAGCGCAGGAGGATGCAGACCCTTCTGTCTGTGGATGACAGCATGGAGAAG GTGTACAACATGTTGGTGGAGACAGGGGAACTGGACAATACCTACCTCATTTACACCTCAGACCACGGCTACCATATCGGCCAGTTTGGTCTGGTCAAGGGCAAATCAATGCCTTATGAGTTTGATATCCGTGTTCCCTTCTACGTACGAGGACCTAATGTGGAGCAAGGTGCCAT TAATCCTCACATAGTGTTAAACATTGACTTGGCACCAACTCTGCTGGACATGGCTGGTGTTGATATCCCTGCAGAAATGGATGGCAAGTCCATCCTGAAGTTGTTGGACACGGACAGGCCGGTCAATAG GTTCCAGTTGAACAGGAAGGGTAAAACATGGAGAGACTCTTTCCTGGTGGAGAGAGG GAAGCCTCCACACAAGAGAGCTGATGGGAAGGAAATGGCCCAGGAGGAGAACTTCCTGCCAAAATACCAGCGGGTGAAGGACCTGTGCCAGAAAGCAGAGTACCAGACCTCCTGCCAACAGCCAGGACAG AAGTGGCAGTGTGTGGAGGACCCGACTGGTAAGCTGAGGCTGTATAAGTGCAAGGGCATGGCTAGTCTCTATGCCCCACGTATGCAGGCCCTAATGGCCAGAGACGCCTCTCAGCCGTCTCCTACGTCCAACTTCAACAGCTGCAACTGCGACAATGTGGGCTTCAGAACATCAGTAGTGAAGAGAAAGAAGCTTCTCACCAAGAAGA GTTCCTCTGTCTCGTCTTATTCGGAGATGAAATCCAGTAAGACTGTCTCTAGGAAGCGCTCTGCCCGCTCTGCATCGTTTGAGCTGGGTGGAGACCTGTATGCCGTAGACTTAGAGGAGGGCTACCGGCCTCTGGGCTCCAGGAACAGCAGCTGGGccacagacagaaggagaggagaggggaatgAGGATGACAATGAAGAGTTCAGTGGCATGGGGGTCACAGCCAAACCCACCACGAGCAGTAAACTCACACCACCTGCTGCTCTTAAAGTCACCTACAG GTGCTCTATCCTTATGAATGACACAGTAAAATGTGATGGAGGCCTTTACAAGTCTCTTCAAGCATGGAAAGACCACAAAATGCACATTGAGCATGAG ATTGAAACCTTGCAGACCAAAATCAAGAACCTCcgtgaggtcaaaggtcacctgaAAAAGGTGCGGCCGGAGGAATGTCAGTGTGACACTCCCAG TTACCTCCTCAAGAATAAAGAGACCATCAAGCTCAGTGTGGGGCGCATGCACTCACTCAG AATGCCATCAAAGCAAAAGAGTCAGTGGCTGCAGAAGGAGCAGAAGCGCAGAAAGAAACTCCGTAAATTCCTCAAGAGACTCCAAAACAACGACACCTGCAGCATGCCTGGCCTCACCTGCTTCACTCATGACAACCACCACTGGCAGACAGCCCCCTTCTGGACAA tgGGTCCTTTCTGTGCATGCACCAGTGCCAACAATAACACATACTGGTGCCTGAGGACCATCAATGACACgcacaacttcctgttttgtgaATTTGCTACTGGTTTCCTGGAGTATTTTGACCTCAACACTGACCCATACCAG CTGATAAATGCTGTCAGCACTCTCGACCGCAGTGCTCTGAATTCAATGCATCAACAACTCATGGACTTACGGGGCTGCAAGGGACATAAGCAATGCAACCCGGAGAAGG GAGGAAAAGAGCGAAACTACTTCAGCGAATACAG AGGGCAGATTTGGGAAGGCTGGGTTGGTTAA